From Zalophus californianus isolate mZalCal1 chromosome 16, mZalCal1.pri.v2, whole genome shotgun sequence, one genomic window encodes:
- the TLCD3A gene encoding TLC domain-containing protein 3A isoform X1, translating into MLLTLALGSLFFPGLFALCTWGLRRARPAWSDSDCVMISTRLVSSVQAVLATGSGIVIIRSCSDVITDRHWLAREYVWFLIPYMIYDSYAMYLCEWYRTRDQNHRHSLTTFRNFLSKNRLMIAHHAVILFALVPVAQRLRGDLGDFFVGCIFMAELSTPFVSLGRVLIQLKQQRTLLYKVNGILTLTTFLSCRILLFPFMYWSYGQQRGLSLLQVPSRIPFYCNVANAVLVAPQIYWFSLLCKKAARLFDRPPDNKDG; encoded by the exons ATGCTGCTAACGCTGGCCTTGGGCTCGCTCTTCTTCCCGGGGCTCTTCGCACTCTGCACCTGGGGGCTGCGGCGCGCGCGGCCCGCATGGAGCGACTCCGACTGCGTGATGATCAGCACCAG GCTGGTTTCTTCAGTGCAGGCTGTGTTGGCCACCGGGTCAGGGATCGTCATCATCCGCTCCTGTAGCGACGTGATCACCGACAG GCACTGGCTTGCCCGAGAGTATGTCTGGTTCTTGATTCCATACATGATCTACGACTCCTACGCCATGTACCTCTGTGAGTGGTACCGAACCAGAGACCAGAACCACAGACACTCCCTCACCACTTTTCGGAACTTCCTAAGTAAAAACCGCCTCATGATCGCGCACCACGCGGTCATTCTGTTTGCCCTGGTGCCAGTTGCCCAG AGGCTCAGGGGAGACCTCGGGGACTTCTTTGTCGGCTGCATCTTCATGGCAGAACTGAGCACTCCGTTCGTGTCCCTGGGCCGAGTTCTGATTCAG CTGAAGCAGCAGCGCACCCTCCTGTACAAAGTGAACGGAATCCTCACGCTGACCACCTTCCTTTCCTGCCGGATCCTTCTTTTCCCGTTCATGTACTGGTCGTACGGCCAGCAGCGGGGACTAAGCCTGCTCCAAGTGCCGTCCCGTATCCCCTTCTACTGCAACGTGGCCAATGCCGTCCTCGTCGCCCCCCAGATCTACTGGTTCTCTCTGCTCTGCAAGAAGGCAGCCCGGCTCTTTGACCGCCCCCCGGACAACAAGGACGGCTAA
- the TLCD3A gene encoding TLC domain-containing protein 3A isoform X3, whose amino-acid sequence MLLTLALGSLFFPGLFALCTWGLRRARPAWSDSDCVMISTRLVSSVQAVLATGSGIVIIRSCSDVITDRGSGETSGTSLSAASSWQN is encoded by the exons ATGCTGCTAACGCTGGCCTTGGGCTCGCTCTTCTTCCCGGGGCTCTTCGCACTCTGCACCTGGGGGCTGCGGCGCGCGCGGCCCGCATGGAGCGACTCCGACTGCGTGATGATCAGCACCAG GCTGGTTTCTTCAGTGCAGGCTGTGTTGGCCACCGGGTCAGGGATCGTCATCATCCGCTCCTGTAGCGACGTGATCACCGACAG AGGCTCAGGGGAGACCTCGGGGACTTCTTTGTCGGCTGCATCTTCATGGCAGAACTGA
- the TLCD3A gene encoding TLC domain-containing protein 3A isoform X2 — protein sequence MLLTLALGSLFFPGLFALCTWGLRRARPAWSDSDCVMISTRHWLAREYVWFLIPYMIYDSYAMYLCEWYRTRDQNHRHSLTTFRNFLSKNRLMIAHHAVILFALVPVAQRLRGDLGDFFVGCIFMAELSTPFVSLGRVLIQLKQQRTLLYKVNGILTLTTFLSCRILLFPFMYWSYGQQRGLSLLQVPSRIPFYCNVANAVLVAPQIYWFSLLCKKAARLFDRPPDNKDG from the exons ATGCTGCTAACGCTGGCCTTGGGCTCGCTCTTCTTCCCGGGGCTCTTCGCACTCTGCACCTGGGGGCTGCGGCGCGCGCGGCCCGCATGGAGCGACTCCGACTGCGTGATGATCAGCACCAG GCACTGGCTTGCCCGAGAGTATGTCTGGTTCTTGATTCCATACATGATCTACGACTCCTACGCCATGTACCTCTGTGAGTGGTACCGAACCAGAGACCAGAACCACAGACACTCCCTCACCACTTTTCGGAACTTCCTAAGTAAAAACCGCCTCATGATCGCGCACCACGCGGTCATTCTGTTTGCCCTGGTGCCAGTTGCCCAG AGGCTCAGGGGAGACCTCGGGGACTTCTTTGTCGGCTGCATCTTCATGGCAGAACTGAGCACTCCGTTCGTGTCCCTGGGCCGAGTTCTGATTCAG CTGAAGCAGCAGCGCACCCTCCTGTACAAAGTGAACGGAATCCTCACGCTGACCACCTTCCTTTCCTGCCGGATCCTTCTTTTCCCGTTCATGTACTGGTCGTACGGCCAGCAGCGGGGACTAAGCCTGCTCCAAGTGCCGTCCCGTATCCCCTTCTACTGCAACGTGGCCAATGCCGTCCTCGTCGCCCCCCAGATCTACTGGTTCTCTCTGCTCTGCAAGAAGGCAGCCCGGCTCTTTGACCGCCCCCCGGACAACAAGGACGGCTAA